CCGGGATGAAGTGGATCGACCGCCAGCGCGAGCGCAACTCCGGCATCGGGAACGACGGGAAGTTCTCGAAGGTCCCCGGTGGGGACAAACCCACCAAGAAGACGGACCTGAAGTACCGCTGCTCGGACTGTGGCAGCGCTCACCTCCGCGAGGGATGGCGCGCCGGCCGACTGGAGTTCCAGGAGTAACCATGGCTGGAAGCTTCGTCACCGTCGCCTGTCCGGACTGCGAGAACGAACAGACCATCTTCGAGAAGGCTGCCTCCGAGGTCTCCTGTGCCGTCTGTGGCCACACCCTCGCTCACCCCACCGGTGGGAAGGCCGAGATCGAAGGTGAAGTGACCGCCGTCGTCGAGGCCCGATAGGATGAAGTACAGCGGCTGGCCCGAACCGAGCGAACTCGTCGTCGGCAAGGTCGACGAGATCGAGGACTTCGGCGTGTTCGTCGACCTCGAAGAGTACGAGGGCAAGCGCGGTCTCTGTCACATCTCCGAGGTCGCCAGCGGCTGGATCAAGAACGTCCGTGACCACGTCAACGAGGGCCAAACTGTCGTCGCCAAAGTGTTGGACGTCGACGAGAGCGCCCAGCAGATCGACCTCTCGATCAAGGACGTCAACGACCACCAGCGCAAGGAGAAGATCCAGGAGTGGAAAAACGAACAGAAGGCCGACAACTGGATGGAACTGGCCTTCGGCGAGGAGATCGACGACGAGCGCTACAGCGCCGTCGCCAACGCGTTGCTCGCCGAGTTCGGATCGCTATACGACGGCTTCGAGGCCGCTGCGATCCACGGCGTAGAAGCCCTCGAAGAGACTGACCTCGA
Above is a window of Haloarcula halophila DNA encoding:
- a CDS encoding 50S ribosomal protein L44e → MEMPRRFNTYCPHCNEHHEHEVEKVRSGRETGMKWIDRQRERNSGIGNDGKFSKVPGGDKPTKKTDLKYRCSDCGSAHLREGWRAGRLEFQE
- a CDS encoding 30S ribosomal protein S27e; this encodes MAGSFVTVACPDCENEQTIFEKAASEVSCAVCGHTLAHPTGGKAEIEGEVTAVVEAR
- a CDS encoding translation initiation factor IF-2 subunit alpha encodes the protein MKYSGWPEPSELVVGKVDEIEDFGVFVDLEEYEGKRGLCHISEVASGWIKNVRDHVNEGQTVVAKVLDVDESAQQIDLSIKDVNDHQRKEKIQEWKNEQKADNWMELAFGEEIDDERYSAVANALLAEFGSLYDGFEAAAIHGVEALEETDLDEDEIEAIVETARDNVSVPYVNVTGYVDLEVPDHDGVDVIKEALQAAEGNGEVPEEIELEVTYVGSPEYRIQVQAPDYKTAEGALEDSAARASELVEDHGGTALFHRERHEDDE